The sequence AACGTCGCCCATCCTATCAATACGTTTTTAAATGTCATTTCCCTAATTTGGCACATGTGATATGCATTTTTGCATGGACTGGAAAAGCCTGAATTTCGATTGGAATCGTGCCCGCGCCTTTCTCGTAACCGCGGAAGAAGGCTCATTTTCGGCGGCGGCAAGAGCTTTGGCCTCGACCCAACCTACTATTGGACGCCAGGTCTCAGCTTTAGAGGAAGAACTCGGGGTCACCTTATTCGAGCGTATCGGTACCGGGCTGAAGTTAACCACAAGTGGTTTAGAGCTCTTGGAGCATGTGCGCGCCATGGGCACCGCCGCAAGTAAAACGTCATTCGCTGCGACCGGACAATCTGAATCCATCGAGGGAAATGTTTGCATCACCGCCAGCGAAGCCGTGGCCCATTACATACTGCCTCCTATTTTGAGCCGCCTACGCCTCGACCATCCTGGGATTACCTTAGAGCTGGTGGTTTCCAACGAAGTTCGAGATCTGCACCACCGAGAAGCCGATATTGCGCTTCGCAATTTCGAACCTACTCAACCAGATTTGATTGCCAAGAAAGTTCGAAACAGCACCGCTCACTTTTACGCGGCTCCCAGCTACATCGAGCGCATGGGTCCACTGAAGTCCAAAGAAGATCTTAGCCGCACCCATCTTTTTGCTTTTGAAAACAGTGCTCGAATGGTGAAGCAATATAAAAGTTTTATCGGGGTCGACGTCGCTCAAGAACAGTTCGTGGTTGAAACCAACAATCACCTCGTCATGTGGGAAATGTGTAAGCAAGGCGTTGGAGTCTGCTTGATGATGGACGACGTGGGCAGCCAAGAATCTAAAGTGGTCAAGGTCTTTCCCGATTTCCCCTCGATTCCAGTTCCTATATGGATGGTGTGTCACCGAGAACTGCAAACCAGTCGGCGCCTGCGGCTGGTATTTGATTACTTAGCGCAAGCATTGGCTTGTCGGGAACGTGAACAATGATGTTAAACCTCTTTTATCTCACGCTGATGTTATCGATTCTATTGTGTACCTTGGTGGCAGGCTTGGTGTTTGGCTTTGCGGCAGTGGTCATGCCGGGTATTGCCAAACTTTCAGACCGAGAATTTCTTTTGTCCTTCAAACATATGGACGGGATCATCCAAAACAATCAACCGGCATTTATGGTGGTCTGGGTTGGCTCTATCTTTTCAGTCATCGCTACACTTATTTTAGGAACGCTGAACCTAAGTGGCGGGCAGCTTTATCTGCTCTTGGTTGCATCGGCTCTGTATTTACTTGCAGTTCAATTGCCTACGGTTCGCTTTAACATTCCTCTTAACAATGCATTGCAAGCGCTGGATCTTAACGCTTTGGGCGAATCAGAATTAGCGCAGGCACGAGCCGACTTTGAAGCACCCTGGAACCGCTGGAATAGGTTAAGAACCTTAAACGCTATTTTCTCTGTATCTGGATTGCTGATTCTGCTGCTTCAACTCTAATCGTTTTTTGCGGGGCTCACTGCTGAGCAAACGCATCTGCCACCAACTTTGTAAATTGACCGGTAAAGCCCATACCCGCGGTATCGCCGTGTCGAACAATGACTAAGTCAAGCTCGGGAATGGCCATGATGACTTTCTGATCTTTGCCTATGGCACTGAGCACGGAAAGAGTTCCCATTGCTTCCGTGTCCACTTCTTGCAGCCAGTAAAGAAAGCCATAATCGGATTTGCTCTCCAAATATGCAGAGGTTGCTTTCTCAAAGTATTCCTCACTCACCAGTCGTTCATTGTTCCAAACGCCTCGGCGCAGATTAAAGAGTCCAAACCTGGCCATGTCTCGGGTATTGCTTTCGATGCGCCGGTAGTTGGTCACCTCTTCACTCACCACAATTTTCACCCACTCCGCGCTATCCATCCCCAAAGGACCAAAGAGTTTTCTCCATGCGTAATCTTCCAGATTTTCACCGGTCGCTTTTTCGATCATGGTGAACATCATGAGGTACGCCGGTGTGTTGTACTCCCAAACCGTGCCGGGCGTATTCTCCAAGGCCAGACCATCGGCAAGTCCATCAAACTGGTCGGTGGTTTCGCTATCAAGATCGGGCGGCGTGGTGCTGAGTCCAGTGGTCATGGTTAAGAAGTGCTCAAGCGTAATGGCAGCTTTGGGGGTATCCACCCACTGCGGTGCAAAATCTGAAATGGGCTGCTCAAGGCCCTCGAAACTACCCTCATCTAAGCCCATGCCTGTCAGGATTGATGTCATGCTCTTGGTGGCAGAGTAAATCGCCATGGTTGTATCTTGGTCCCAGCCCTGCCAGTAACGCTCTGCAACAATTCGGCCCTTATAGAGAATGACCAATCCGCCGCTGTTGGACGACTCGGCAAACTCAATGGCTTCATTCAATTTATCCAACTGAGCACCGGCCTCTTCCGGTGTAACCGTCTCCCACGTTTCGGTACTGGGCCAATAGGTTTCCGAACCCGGGTCTGGGGCTGTCTGGTCTTCTGGGTCATCGGGGAGCGCGGTGTCCGTAACGTCAGGCGTTGGGGTATCAACATCACCGGAAGTTTTGCCACCACTGCAGGCCAGAAGCATAAAGGGCAGCAAAATTAAAACGAACTGTAAACGTCGCGGCATACTGATTATCCTGAACAAATGGGGTTTCGTGGAGAACATGGGAAGTATAGGCCTGGAATAACCTCTTAGTAAACAACTCGAAAGATCCCCGTTTTATCTTGTGCGCTTACCAAAGAGACTTTAAAGAGTTGCTCGGTGAATCATTCCCACCGCTGCTTTAAGAAATCAGGTGAAACCATGCATATCGATTCTCATTTTGACTCAGGCAATATCGAAGTCGTCGAAATCCTAGACAACAATGTCGCCAATCTGCGCATTAAAAAAGATGCCGGCGATGAACACATGCAGTGGTTTCACTTTCGAGTCGATGGCGCCCAAGATGAGGCGTGTAAGCTTCGTATCCTCAATGCCGGTGAAGCCAGTTACCCCAAAGCCTGGGAAGGCTACCGGGTTTGCACCAGCACAGACCGGCAAGCTTGGACCCGCGTGGATACCGCATTTGAAGACGGCGTCTTAACCATCGACCATCACCCAGAAGGCCAAATGCAGTGGTATGCCTACTTTGCGCCTCACAGCCATGAGCAACATCTCGACCTTCTGGCGCAGTGTCAGCTATCAGAGTTCGCTACGGTAGACCGGCTGGGCGCCACTGTAGATGGCCGCGACCTGCATCGTCTGGTTGTTGGAGATGGCCCTTTGAAATTCTGGGTGATTGCCCGGCAACATCCTGGCGAAAGCATGGCATCGTGGTGGATGGAAGGATTCTTAGACCGCCTCCTGCATCCCGATGACGCCATTTCAAGACAGATGCGCAGCATGGCAACATTTCACATTGTCCCCCATATGAATCCCGACGGTGCGATTCGAGGACACTTAAGATGCAACGCTGTCGGTGCCAATCTCAACCGCGAATGGGCCGAGCCCACCCTTGAACGTAGCCCAGAGGTTTATCACACCCTGGCTGCCATGGACGCATCTGGTGTGGACTTTTGCTTGGATGTTCACGGCGATGAAGAGCTGCCCTACAACTTTCTCAGCGGCTCAGATGGCATCCCCGGTTACGAGACCAGCCCCTTGCCGGCGCTCTGCGAAATCTTTGCGGCGGCCTATGAGCAGGCCAATCCCGATTTGCAACGTGAGTTTGGATATTCTGTGGCGGCGCCCGGTAAAGCCAACCTCACCATGTGCACCAATGCCGTAGCCCACCGTTTTCAGTGCGCGGCTTACACCCTTGAGATGCCATTTAAAGACAACGCCAATGCCCCAGATCCCATTTTCGGATGGAGCCCAGAGCGCTCAGCTAGGCTTGGAGCCAGTAGTTTGGATGCGTTGTGCCGATTGGCTGAGGCTTTAAAGAGCTAAGACTGCCAAGTGTAGAAAAGAGTTCTACGTCACCACCGCCCACACCGTGCTACCAAATAGATAAAAGACAATCAGGTAGGAAGGTATTGTGGCCAAGACAATCTTCTTGCCCACCTTGTTATCCAGCTTAGCTCCAAGCAGCATCGGATAAAGCGCGCGAAACACCACATAGGCCGCGCCGAGTACCGTTGCGACGGAAACTGAAACCGCAGCAGCGTGAAGCCAAAGCGCAAAGAGAAAAGGCACCATTTGCTCTTGGGTGTTTATCACTGCCCGGTCCATGGCCAACATGTGCGGGTCCTTACCAAAGTAGCGGTCAAACGTTTCGTTGCGGCCCGCATATTCTGCCCGAAGTCGATACTTGGTTTGTATCTGGCGAAAGAGTAAAGCGTACCAAAGTATGAAGTACGCTACAGTCACAAGAATAGGCCCGGTAAAATCAGCTAAGTTAGACATAAGCACATCTAATCATACAAGTGGCCCCAAGGCTCCATTCCTCTCGCGCACAAAGTCTCAACGCTATGCCATGGATTTCGGCTGTGATACGCATGACCCATTGGGACTGATATTGAAATAAAATCCAATCCCGAGACAATTCCACAAGGTTAGAATCATGACTAAAATCAAAAGTTCCAAAGGGTCGGCGCAAGACCGAATGATGGCTGAGGTTGTCGATGGAGCCAGCGATGCAGACTCCTTGGATTTCTCAGCAAAGGCCATTCTAGCCCGTGGCTGCGATCCGCAAATGGCACTGCGTGCAGCCAAGGTTATGCCGCCCCTACTTGGCGATGTTGAATTTGTCTCCTGCACCAACGATGACGACTTTGTGGAGAAGCTCCAAGAAAGAGCCTGGTCTGTGGTTTTCTTTGCCCCAGGTGCCTGCCGTTACAACGCGGCGAAAATGCCAATTCCTGGCGGCCGTGCACACACTATGGGTTGGGGTTTGGAAGAGTATCGAGCCTTGGTTCGAGAATACCAAGGCGACCAGATTTGCATTGTAGAGACCACGGATGAACGAGAGATCATCCCACGACTGAAGCAAGCGCTGATTCAATCCGGGGACAAAGCTGATTCAGATAAAGACTGAAGGGAAATCCGCTCTTAAGGACTGAGGGTGGACTTACACGTTGAACCGTAATGTGACGCGTTTCGTAAGCGCCTGCAATCACGCCACTTGCTGAACCCTGTGCCCGCAGGTGTCCCCGTTTTTCTCGGATGTTTAGCGGTATCAGTGTTCAGAAAGCAGTGACAGCTACGGGCTCCACTCGCTGGAAGATCCACAACGAAGCATCCTGCCTCCCATGTACGGATTCTCCAGCCTCTCGCCGGTTTGCACCCACTTCTGATAGCCCTGGGCCATCGGGCACTGGAAGACGTATCGCCCGCGGGCGAGTGTGCTTTGTTCGGAGAGCAATGAGACGACGGCTCGGCTCAGGTCCCCGAAGGTTCGGCGCTGGTCATCTGCGCTACCACCGACCTTGAGCCTCGCCGCCGCCGTGACCATCTCGTCAAGACGACTCGCGATGCTCGAAGGCGCCCCTGCCTTCGCCGCGCTCGCGCTGCGTTCGAGGCGGGTCGCGATGGCTGCGACCTCGCCCAGACGGTCCCCAGCAAGGGCGGCTCTGAGCGCCTCATAGTCGCCGAGCGCCGTGTCAACCCGGGCGGAAACTTCCGCGCTCAGATCCGCCGTGGCGATGGCCGTTGAAGTGGGCTGCGCCTCAGTCGGCGCTTCTTTGCACCCGATGGCAGGCGCCCCCGCTGCGGTGACCAAGAACAGGATCAAAAAAGTCTTCTTCATCATTGGATCTCTCCTTCCCCTATGCGGGGCGTTGTGTGGTCGAGCTTGCGGCTCTTCCAGATGGCGAAAATCGCCGGGTAAACAGTGAGTTCAAGAAAGAATGAGCTCACCAGCCCCCCCACCATGGGGGCGGCAATGCGCTGCATCACGTCGGCGCCCGCCCCCGTACTCCACAAGAGCGGGGTCAGGCCGATCATGGTGGTCATCACCGTCATCAGCTTGGGACGAACACGACCCGCCGCGCCCTCCACGATGGCGTCCGTCAGGTCCGCCATGGAGTTCAGGCGACCCTGCTCACGTGCACGGTCTTCCGCCAGGCGCAGATAAAGCAGCATGATCACCCCTGTCTCGGCGTCGAGGCCAGCCAGGGCGATGATGCCCACCCATACCGCGACGCTCAGATGAAAGCCGAGCCAATAGAGCAGCCAGAAAGCCCCAATCAGCGAGAACGGCACCGCCAAAAGCACAATGGCGGTCTCCGTCACCGACCGGGTGTTCAAGTAGAGCAAGAGAAACACCAGCAGCAGCGTGAGCGGCAACACCACCCGGAGCCGTTCTTCCGCTCGCTCCAGATAGCGAAATTGGCCCGTCCACTGGATCCGCACGCCGGTAGGCAGCCCAACCTCGGCGGCGACGGCTGCGCGCGCCCTGGCCACATAGTCACTGATGGCCTGGCTGCCGGGATCCACGAAGACAAAGCCCGTAAGCTGTCCGTCTTCACTGCGGATCATGGGCGGACCGTTCACGAAGCGGACAGAAGCGACCTCGGTCAGCGGCACTGGAACGCCAGCGGGCGTGTCCACGAGGATGCGGTCGAACTGACTCGGGTCGTCGCGAAACTCACGCGCGTAGCGGACGTTGACGGAGAAGCGCCGGCGCCCCTCCACCGTCTCGGTGACGTCCGAGCCGCCAATCGCCGTCTGCACCGCGGCTTGTATGTGATCAACCCGAAGCCCGTACCGAGCCGCCTCCTCGCGTTTGATTTCGAAGTCGATGTAGAAGCCGCCGGTGGCGCGCTCTGCGAACACGCTACGCGTCCCGGGAACATTCGTCAGCACGCGCTCGATGGCCACCGCCGCGCGCTCGATAGTGGCCAGATCATCGCCAAAGACTTGAACAGCGAGCGGGCTGCGGATCCCCGTGGCCAGCATCTCCGTGCGCGTCTGGATGGGCATCCACCAGATGTTGGGCATCCCGGGGTATTGCAACTTGCCATCCAGCTCGGCGACCAGATCGTCCCAAGTCAGCCCTTCACGCCACTGATCGCGAGGCTTGAGCACAATCGTCGTCTCGGCCATGCCCAAGGGGGCCGGATCCGTGGCGGTGTCGGCTCTGCCCATCTTCCCGAGCACACTTACCACCTCCGGGATCTCCATCAGCTGGCGGTCCATGGCCTGCACCACGTTGCCCGCCTCGGTCATCGACATGCCTGGCGGCGCGGACGGCATGTAGAGGATGCTCCCTTCGTTCAAGGGCGGCATGAACTCCGACTGCAGGCGCAGCGCGGCGGGCACGGTCAGCATCATGGCGATGACGGTGGCGGCCACCACCCCCCAGCGGTGGCGGACCACAAAACGGACCACCGGTACATAAAGCCACTTCAGGAGTCGGCTCAAGGGGTGGGCGTCCTCGCGTCGGACCCGGCCGCGGATCAAGATCGCCGCCAGGGCCGGCGTGAGCGTCACCGCCAAGACCGCTGCGAAGCCCATGGAGTAGGTCTTGGTGTAGGCCAAGGGCTTAAAAAGCCGGCCTTCGGTGGCCTGCAGCGTAAACACCGGCAGGAACGACACCGTGATGACCAGCAAGGAAAAGAAGATCGACGGACCCACCTCCTGCATGGCGCGGATCACCACCGACAGCCTGTCCGGATCGTCCTCGTGCTCCTCCAGGCGCTTGTGGATGTTCTCCACGAGGATGATCGAGGCGTCGACCATGGCGCCGATGGCCACCGCGATGCCGCCCAGGGACATGATGTTCGCCGTCAGCCCTTGCTGGAGCATGGGGATAAAGGCCAAGAGCACCGCCACCGGCAAGGTGAGGATGGGCACCAGCGCGCTGCGCACGCTGAGCAAAAAGAGGAAGATGATCAGGCTGACCACCACCATCTCTTCGACCAGGGTGTGGGTCAGCGTGTCGATGGACGCCTCGATCAGCTCCGAGCGGTCGTAGGCCACCTCGGCGCGCACCCCCTGGGGCAAACCCGCACGGACCGCCTCCAGGCGCTCCTTGACCCGCTCAATGACCGTGAGCGCGTTCTCTCCCTGCCGCATCACGACGATGCCACCCACCGTCTCCCCCTCGCCGTTCCACTCGGCGAGCCCACGGCGTGGCCCCGAGCCCAGGGAAACCTCCGCCACGTCGCGCACCAGCAAGGGCGTACCGCTCGCGGAAACCCAAAGCGGGATGGTCTCGATGTCCGTGATACTGCCCAGGTAGCCGCGGCCGCGGATCATGTGTTCGTGTCCGGCGATCTCCAGGGTGCGGCCACCGCTATCCCGATTGGACTGCTGGATGGCCGACTGCACCTGTGCCAGCGTCACCCCATGCGCCATCATGCGGTTCGGGTCGAGCTGCACCTGGTACTGCTTGTCGTAGCCGCCGACGGCCGCAACCTCGGCGACTCCGGGCACGCTCTCGAGCGCGTAGCGAATGTTCCAATCTTGTAGAGCTCGCAGATCGGCCAGATCGTGGTGGCCGGTCTCGTCGACCAGCACGTACATAAACACCCAACCCACGCCGGTGGCGTCCGGACCGAGGGTTGGCCGGGCATCAGCAGGCAGGTCGTTTTGAACCGTGCTCAGGTACTCGAGGACGCGGCTGCGGGCCCAGTACAGGTCGGTGCCGTCCTCGAAGATGACGTTGACAAAGGACAGACCGAAGAAGGACTGCCCCCGCACATAAGAGACACCGGGCGCGCTCATCAAGGCCGACGAGACCGGGTAGGTGACCTGGTCCTCCACAAGGTCTGGGCTGCGGCCCGGCCAATCCGTGAGGACGATGACTTGGGTGTCCGAGAGGTCGGGGATGGCGTCCAGTGGTGCTGCGCGTAGGGACATGAACCCCCACAGGCCCATGGCCGCCACAATGAGCACAGTGAGCAGCGGGTTGCGGGCGCTGACCTCGATAAGCCGAGCGATCAGCCCGGGGCGCGCCTTACTGGGCTTCATCATTGGCTTCCCAGTAGTCGGTGGCCGAGCGGATGCGGCTCTCGGCGGCGAGCAGGAACACGCCCGAACTCACCACGATGTCGCCCTCGGTCAGGCCGCTTTCGATGCTGATCCAGTCCGCGGTGCGCGCACCGACTGTGACCTCTACGGGACGCAGACGCCCCTCCCCACGATCCACGAACACCAGGCGTCGTCGGCCGGTGTAGACCACCGCATCGGTGGGCACGGCGAGGTGTTCACCGAGGTCAACGTCGAAACTCAGGTTGGCGATCATGCCCGGGCGCAGGCGGCCTTCAGGGTTGTCGAGTTGCACCCGAACACGCGCGGTCCGAGTCTGAGCTGAGACCGTCGGGTAGATGTAGTCCACCACGCCGCCGATCGGCTCTCCGGTCGCGCCCGACACGTTCACAACAACGCGTTGACCGACAGTGACATGGGGGAGGTCTTGCTCAAAGACGTCCGCAAGCACCCAGACCCTGCTTGGGTCGGCGATGCGGTAGAGCAGCGCCCCGGCCGACACATGCGCCCCTTCGTTGACCCTCTTGTCGATCACGACGCCGGTGATGGGGCTCTGAATGCCGATTCGCTGCCGCGGCTCCTGGCGCCTCTGCATGTCTCGAATCGCCCAGCTCGACATGCCCCAGAGACGCAGTCGCTCGCGAGCCGCCGTCGCCAATCGGCCCCCTGGCGGCACTGCCAACAGCTCCCGCTGGGTCGCCAGCAGGTCTGGGCTGTAGAACCTGAGCAGGGTCGCGTCGCGCTCAACCGGGTCGCCCGCACGGGTGACACGCAGATCTTCGACCCAGCCATCCACTCGCGCCGTCACGTCATGGACCTGGCTCTCATCCCAGGCCACTTCGCCCACCGCTCGAATGGGTCGGGCCAGGGCTCGGCGAGCCACGGCCGTGGTGCGAACGCCGATGCGCTGTCGACGCACTGAGTCCACCAGGACATCCCCGGTACGCAGGTCCTCGTGGGTAACCGGTGTGAGGTCCATGTTGCAGATGGGACAGGTGCTGGGTGTCTGCTGACGTACAGACGGATGCATGGGGCAGGTGTAATGCGCTACCTCGTCGGCCCCTGCCGGCGGGGCGGTCGGTCCCATCTCCGTCTCCCAATCACTCGCCGAACCGCAAGCGAGCATCTGCTGGCCCATATATGGATTCTCGATCGTCTGGTGAGCTTGAAACCACTTGGGGAAATCTTCGGCCATCGGACAGGAAAAGGCGTGCCAGCCCTCTTGCAATCTCGGATCGGCTTCGGCGAGACCAAAGAACGCCTGCGATAGCGCCGCGTAGGATCTGCGGGCGGAGGTTGCCGAATCGGCGCTCTCGAGGTCTTCCGCGCTGGACGCTGCGGCACGCAGTGCGGCGCGGACAGGCTCGGGCAACATGACACCGTCGAGGGGCGCCAAGCCAGCTCGGACACGTGTCACCGCGGCGGGAATCACGTCAACCCGATCTTGAGACAGGGCGATGCGGATCTCCTCGGTCGCAGCGAACCCCCCGCGCAGCGTCGTCAGCTGCTCCTCAGAGAAAGGGTGTGAAACCACGCGCTGTGGGGCGGACTCATCCGCTGCGCTGTGTTCGCGGTGCGCGTGATGATGGTGGGATGGGGGTGTTGCAACCTCTTCTGACTCGATGAAGAACCACTGCAGCAATGGTCCCCGGTAGACCACCAGCACGGTCAGCAACAGGGCAAAGAGCCCGAACCAGCCCAAGCGCCGGATGCGAATGCCGCTCATCGCACACCTCCTTCAGCCGGTTGGCCCGAGGCTGTCCCCGCCGCCCTGTTGAGCGCGGCTCGCCCGCGCCAGGTGTCGGCCAGTGCCTCCGAGTAGGCTTGTTCGAAGCGCCGCAGCTGCCGCTGGGCGCTCATGATGTCGGAGAAGCTGTTTCGTCCGCTCGTGTAGCCTGCCTCGGCAGTCTCAATATGGCGCCGAGCGGCCGGCAGTACTAGGTCGCGGTAGACGGCGACCTGGGCCAGCGCCTCGTCGAAGCGCACTAATGCTTGGCGTACCTCGACATCCACGGCGGACCGGCGCTCGGCCTGCAGTGACCTGGAACGCGCGAGCGCGGCGGTCGCTGCGTTCACACCGCCACGACGAGCGCCGAGCTGAAGCGGGATATTGAGTGAGAACCCCAGCATGAACTGGTGCTCGAACTGCGGCCACATCGAGTTGTAGGCGACCCCAAACGAGAAATCTGGGTAGTAGGCGCGCTGAGCCAGCGCCATGCTGCTCGCTCGAGCATCGACAATCCGCGCCGCGGTGTGAAGTTCGGGGCGGTGCTGCTGAGCGTATCGCTGCCACTGCTCAGCGCTCCTGGATGGTGCGACGGCAGGTTCGAGGGTTGCGGGCGCGGCGGGCAGCCGACTTTCGGCCGGGCGATGCAACAGACCGTTGATCTGCGCGACAATGATTTGTTCGCGGGCCGCCAGCGTGAGCCGCTCGCGCTCGAGCAACGCCAGCTCCACGTCGGCCTGGATGGGATCCTGTTGTCCACCACGGCCCGCCGCGTACTGGGCCACTGCGCCCTGCCGAAGTCGGGTCACGAGCTCCCGATGGGCTCGATTGATCTCCAGTGCTCGGCCCACCGCAAAGTAGTCGTCAAAGAGGATCGACGCCGTGGTACGAAGGTGGAGTCGGACCCGCTCCAGGTCCGCGCTTCGAGCCTCGGCTTCGGCGAGCGCGATGGCGCCCCGAAGCGCCTGCTTCCCAGGCCACTCGAGGCGCTGGCTTACGCGCACGACCTGTCCGTAGCCGTGCTCCGAGCCAATCGTGCCCGGTGCTGTTTCGTAGCTCAGCCTAGGGTCGGAAAAAGCCGTCACTTGGGGATAACGGGCCAGCGCTTCGCCCCACGCCTGCCGTGCGGTTTCCACCGTGGGGTTGCGGGTGAGCACTTGCTGGATGAGCTGCTCTCTGGACAGCGCGTCGACAGCGGGAAACGGGGCCGCAGCTGAATCGGGCACATCGGTGGGTGCGCTACGGGTCCATGCCAGGCTCGATGCGCTGTGTTGTGTTCGCTGGGTGGCCGCGACGCAGCCGCCAAGAATGGGCAGCAAGGCCGCCACGAGAAGGCGCCGCTGCCACGCAGCACGCCTCGATAGTTTTGTGTTCATACTCCTACTCCTGCACGTCGGTTCGAGATCGAGGCGGACCGGTCAGCCCGTCCTCAGCGAGGCGCTGGACACACCAGTGCCCGGACCTCAAAGGTCGAAGCGGTGCAGGATCAAATCAGGTAGGAGCAGTGCTTGATGAAGATAGGCGGCCCCGGATCGGGCGGGGGTCCGCGGGAGCCATGAGGCAAGGCGAGGCGTGTGGGCGCACGAACCCGCGTGCGCTCACTCGGCGCGAAGGGCAAGGCGACAAACTGCGGTGTCTCGAACTGAGGCGCCTGCACTTCGACCCGCGTGGGCGGGACCTGCTGCTTGGCGCTGACGACTTCACAGCAGGATGCGGCCCTCAGAGAGGGCACCTCAAGAGCGTCTTGCCCGACCTCGTGCTGGCAACAGCACTTTGGCCCCACCTCGCCGGTCATCGTGCAGAAAAATAGCAGCTGTCCCAGGCCACTGGCCGGAACAGCCACGAGCAGGGCCATCATCAGGGCCATGGCTCGCACAACAAGTTTTAGATTTCGAAGCGCCATTGTTGATACCTATACCCCCATAGGGTATATTCTTCAGGCGATGATGTCAACCGTCTTCAACGCGGTTCATGTGCAGGCAACAATGGCCCATTAGAGCGGGCGTGAGGAACGAGGAGTGATCGATGCTGACCGGTGACGACAAAACGAAGATGGTCGCGCGCCTCAAGCGCATCGAGGGTCAGGTGGCTGGCATCAAGCGCATGGTGGAGTCCGAGACCTATTGCGTCGACGTGCTCCACCAGTTTTCTGCAGTCCAGGGCGCGCTGGCCAAAGCGGCCCAGGGAATCCTCAGCGCACACCTCGAATCCTGCGTCACCTCTGCCCTCCTGGAGGGAGATGACCAGGAGCGGCAGGCCAAGCTGCAAGAGCTCGTCGACGTTTTCGGTCGTTTCGGGCGTGTGATGGGCAAGTAGGCTGGCAGCGGGTGCCCTCGGTAGTCGAAGGGCTGTCGGTCATCTGGCTAGAACATAGCGAAGCATTTTGCACATAAGCCGTCGTTGAATCGACAGTGGCTGTGACTTTCAGCAGCAGATGGAGAAGCGGGCACCCTTCAATCCCGATGCCCCTTTGATTCGCCACGGCCTCATCAAGTGGGATTCGTGCTCGCAGCCAGATGGTCCCGAGATCCTCTCGAGTAGCTTCACCATCAGCGCCCAGGCGTTTGCAGTCCTGGTTGGCGAGGACAGCTGACCTACGCCTTGGGAATCGCTCTCATCGCCCAAACAGAGTCTGCTTTGTAGCGAGTTTCTACCGCTCGCAGCCACTCGATGATCTCATCCAGACGATCCAGCGCATCGTGGATTCGGTGCGCTCGTTCTTCTGCGGGTGCGTTCAGAGCCAATCGCAGGTGAGCGATGACCCTCTCGGTGGATTCAACCAGCTCGCCGGGTTCGTACATCTCAGCCTGCAACCAGGAGGGGCTGATTGAAGGACTACCGGAGCAGGGTTTTCATACGTGTATTTCGGAGTTGTCTCCGAAGCTGTCCCCGTAACTGGACATGTCGGGACAAAACCGGACACGTCACGTCTGCCCAGAGAACACCTAAGTCCCCGTAAAACCTTGATTCAGGGCTCTGGGGGCAGGTGGTTTATACGTTGAACCGAAAGTGCATCACATCGCCATCCTTAACGATGTACTCTTTGCCTTCCATGCGCATCTTACCAGCAGCCTTCACTTCAGATTCGCTGCCAAGCTCAACCAGGTCAGCACACTGAGTGACTTCGGCTTTGATAAAGCCGCGCTGAAAATCAGTGTGAATCACACCAG is a genomic window of Deltaproteobacteria bacterium containing:
- a CDS encoding efflux RND transporter permease subunit, giving the protein MKPSKARPGLIARLIEVSARNPLLTVLIVAAMGLWGFMSLRAAPLDAIPDLSDTQVIVLTDWPGRSPDLVEDQVTYPVSSALMSAPGVSYVRGQSFFGLSFVNVIFEDGTDLYWARSRVLEYLSTVQNDLPADARPTLGPDATGVGWVFMYVLVDETGHHDLADLRALQDWNIRYALESVPGVAEVAAVGGYDKQYQVQLDPNRMMAHGVTLAQVQSAIQQSNRDSGGRTLEIAGHEHMIRGRGYLGSITDIETIPLWVSASGTPLLVRDVAEVSLGSGPRRGLAEWNGEGETVGGIVVMRQGENALTVIERVKERLEAVRAGLPQGVRAEVAYDRSELIEASIDTLTHTLVEEMVVVSLIIFLFLLSVRSALVPILTLPVAVLLAFIPMLQQGLTANIMSLGGIAVAIGAMVDASIILVENIHKRLEEHEDDPDRLSVVIRAMQEVGPSIFFSLLVITVSFLPVFTLQATEGRLFKPLAYTKTYSMGFAAVLAVTLTPALAAILIRGRVRREDAHPLSRLLKWLYVPVVRFVVRHRWGVVAATVIAMMLTVPAALRLQSEFMPPLNEGSILYMPSAPPGMSMTEAGNVVQAMDRQLMEIPEVVSVLGKMGRADTATDPAPLGMAETTIVLKPRDQWREGLTWDDLVAELDGKLQYPGMPNIWWMPIQTRTEMLATGIRSPLAVQVFGDDLATIERAAVAIERVLTNVPGTRSVFAERATGGFYIDFEIKREEAARYGLRVDHIQAAVQTAIGGSDVTETVEGRRRFSVNVRYAREFRDDPSQFDRILVDTPAGVPVPLTEVASVRFVNGPPMIRSEDGQLTGFVFVDPGSQAISDYVARARAAVAAEVGLPTGVRIQWTGQFRYLERAEERLRVVLPLTLLLVFLLLYLNTRSVTETAIVLLAVPFSLIGAFWLLYWLGFHLSVAVWVGIIALAGLDAETGVIMLLYLRLAEDRAREQGRLNSMADLTDAIVEGAAGRVRPKLMTVMTTMIGLTPLLWSTGAGADVMQRIAAPMVGGLVSSFFLELTVYPAIFAIWKSRKLDHTTPRIGEGEIQ
- a CDS encoding efflux RND transporter periplasmic adaptor subunit encodes the protein MSGIRIRRLGWFGLFALLLTVLVVYRGPLLQWFFIESEEVATPPSHHHHAHREHSAADESAPQRVVSHPFSEEQLTTLRGGFAATEEIRIALSQDRVDVIPAAVTRVRAGLAPLDGVMLPEPVRAALRAAASSAEDLESADSATSARRSYAALSQAFFGLAEADPRLQEGWHAFSCPMAEDFPKWFQAHQTIENPYMGQQMLACGSASDWETEMGPTAPPAGADEVAHYTCPMHPSVRQQTPSTCPICNMDLTPVTHEDLRTGDVLVDSVRRQRIGVRTTAVARRALARPIRAVGEVAWDESQVHDVTARVDGWVEDLRVTRAGDPVERDATLLRFYSPDLLATQRELLAVPPGGRLATAARERLRLWGMSSWAIRDMQRRQEPRQRIGIQSPITGVVIDKRVNEGAHVSAGALLYRIADPSRVWVLADVFEQDLPHVTVGQRVVVNVSGATGEPIGGVVDYIYPTVSAQTRTARVRVQLDNPEGRLRPGMIANLSFDVDLGEHLAVPTDAVVYTGRRRLVFVDRGEGRLRPVEVTVGARTADWISIESGLTEGDIVVSSGVFLLAAESRIRSATDYWEANDEAQ
- a CDS encoding TolC family protein: MNTKLSRRAAWQRRLLVAALLPILGGCVAATQRTQHSASSLAWTRSAPTDVPDSAAAPFPAVDALSREQLIQQVLTRNPTVETARQAWGEALARYPQVTAFSDPRLSYETAPGTIGSEHGYGQVVRVSQRLEWPGKQALRGAIALAEAEARSADLERVRLHLRTTASILFDDYFAVGRALEINRAHRELVTRLRQGAVAQYAAGRGGQQDPIQADVELALLERERLTLAAREQIIVAQINGLLHRPAESRLPAAPATLEPAVAPSRSAEQWQRYAQQHRPELHTAARIVDARASSMALAQRAYYPDFSFGVAYNSMWPQFEHQFMLGFSLNIPLQLGARRGGVNAATAALARSRSLQAERRSAVDVEVRQALVRFDEALAQVAVYRDLVLPAARRHIETAEAGYTSGRNSFSDIMSAQRQLRRFEQAYSEALADTWRGRAALNRAAGTASGQPAEGGVR